The region AGACTATTATACTATTTTCATAATAATATTCAAACTAAAGTAACATTTATTTAAATAATATTTACCAAGATTAGCACTTTGTTCCTATTCGTTTGTTACCTTGAAAATAAAAATACGGACAGTACATTCCGTTTTGCTATTCCTGTGCTGGAAAAGAAAAACGAAGGAACTGTCCGCTATCATACATTTTTTAGTTTCACTTTATCGCAAACATAATTTCTGCTTCACAGGCAAGTTCACCATCGACTGTTGCTATTCCTTTGCCTTTACCGATTGGTCCCTTTAACCTGAGAATCTCAACCTCTAATTTCAATTGATCCCCTGGCTTGACTTGCCGCTTAAACCGGCATTTATCTACACCTGCCAAGAATCCAATTTTCCCCTTATTCTCTTCCTTGCCCAACATAGTAATCGCACCAACTTGGGCAAGCGCCTCAATAATCAAGACGCCAGGCATAACCGGATAATCGGGAAAATGCCCTTGAAAGAACGGTTCATTGATTGATACATTTTTGATTCCGGCTACCCGTTTACCCTCATCTACCTCCGTAATTTTATCCACCAATAAAAACGGATAGCGATGGGGGAGAGTTTCTTTTATTTCCTTTGTGTCCATGTAACATTCGCTCCTTTTTAATGGTTCAAAAAGAGGACAATCCATCTTTTGAACAAACATTTTTTCC is a window of Lentibacillus daqui DNA encoding:
- the fabZ gene encoding 3-hydroxyacyl-ACP dehydratase FabZ, with the translated sequence MDTKEIKETLPHRYPFLLVDKITEVDEGKRVAGIKNVSINEPFFQGHFPDYPVMPGVLIIEALAQVGAITMLGKEENKGKIGFLAGVDKCRFKRQVKPGDQLKLEVEILRLKGPIGKGKGIATVDGELACEAEIMFAIK